The Armatimonadota bacterium genome window below encodes:
- a CDS encoding Zn-dependent alcohol dehydrogenase has product MRAAVLQEYKKPLVIQEVEVDEPGPREILVRTMAAGVCHSDLHIAEGDAPWPVPVVLGHEAAGVVEKVGSLVTRVKPGDHVVVCVTPFCGQCEKCLTGHMNLCQSPLTRRGPGDPPRLRRNGQPMGQFAGIGAFAEQMLVHENAAVAIPEDVPFEVAALVSCGVLTGVGAVFNRAKVQPGSTVAVFGVGGVGTAVLQGAYLAGARRIIAVDIVPQKLEMAKRFGATDVVNASEVDPVEAILQLTGEGVDYSFAVVGSAKVYRQCVDCLAPLGTATVIGLIPPGERLELNPRQILWERAIQGCIMGSNRFPVDIPRYLELYRQGRLKLDEMVSRKAGLEHVNESFEWMRKGEVIRTVLTFP; this is encoded by the coding sequence ATGAGGGCAGCGGTCCTGCAGGAGTACAAGAAGCCCCTGGTGATTCAGGAGGTGGAGGTGGACGAGCCGGGCCCCCGGGAGATTCTGGTGCGCACCATGGCCGCGGGGGTTTGTCACAGCGACCTCCACATCGCGGAGGGGGATGCTCCCTGGCCCGTCCCCGTGGTGTTGGGGCACGAAGCCGCGGGGGTGGTGGAGAAGGTGGGGAGTTTGGTGACCCGGGTGAAGCCCGGGGACCACGTGGTGGTCTGCGTCACCCCCTTCTGCGGGCAGTGCGAGAAGTGCCTCACGGGACACATGAACCTGTGCCAGAGCCCCCTCACGAGACGGGGGCCGGGGGATCCTCCGCGTCTGCGGCGGAATGGGCAGCCCATGGGGCAGTTCGCGGGCATCGGGGCCTTCGCGGAGCAGATGTTGGTGCATGAGAACGCGGCGGTGGCGATCCCTGAGGACGTGCCGTTCGAGGTGGCGGCGCTCGTGAGCTGCGGGGTGCTGACCGGCGTGGGGGCGGTGTTTAACAGGGCCAAGGTGCAGCCGGGCAGCACCGTGGCGGTCTTCGGCGTGGGCGGCGTGGGGACCGCGGTGCTCCAAGGAGCCTACCTCGCGGGAGCGCGGCGCATCATCGCGGTGGACATCGTGCCGCAGAAGTTGGAGATGGCCAAGCGGTTCGGGGCCACGGATGTGGTCAACGCCTCGGAGGTGGATCCCGTGGAGGCCATCCTGCAGTTGACGGGAGAGGGCGTGGACTACTCCTTCGCGGTGGTGGGGTCCGCGAAGGTGTACCGCCAGTGCGTGGACTGCCTGGCCCCCCTGGGCACCGCCACGGTGATCGGGTTGATCCCTCCCGGAGAGCGGCTCGAGCTGAATCCCCGGCAGATCCTTTGGGAGCGTGCCATTCAGGGGTGCATCATGGGATCCAACCGGTTCCCCGTGGACATCCCGCGGTACCTGGAGCTGTACCGGCAGGGGCGGTTGAAGCTGGACGAGATGGTGAGTCGGAAGGCGGGGTTGGAGCACGTGAACGAGAGCTTCGAGTGGATGCGCAAGGGGGAGGTGATCCGCACCGTCCTCACCTTCCCGTGA
- a CDS encoding sugar-binding protein — translation MYRVRLALGLVMGLVLASASLAGQARRPTFALVPKAINNPFFNQARDGCMDAAKRLGVVCEYTGPERTEIAPQIQVLEGLVSRKVDGMSISPVDAKSVVPVIRKAMGSGIPVITFDSDAAPESGRLAFVGTDNEAAGRELGKLFLRFAPQGAVYGIITGGLGAQNLNARIKGFKSVVRGANYREVRGSPFPSNDDINRAVQLVEQMITANPDLTAIVMVGGWPLFAPEAYKNAVKKKETDIKAGKFVIVSFDTLEPELRLLKEGYVHGLVGQRPYQMGVRSMELLYDIVVRKRKPARTFYNTGVDLVTKENVDRFLK, via the coding sequence ATGTATCGGGTAAGACTCGCCTTGGGCCTCGTGATGGGCCTCGTGTTGGCCTCCGCTTCCCTCGCGGGGCAAGCGCGCCGGCCCACCTTCGCCCTGGTCCCCAAGGCCATCAACAACCCCTTCTTCAACCAGGCACGGGACGGATGCATGGACGCCGCCAAACGTCTGGGGGTGGTGTGCGAGTACACGGGGCCGGAGCGCACGGAGATCGCCCCCCAGATCCAGGTCCTGGAGGGGCTGGTGAGCCGAAAGGTGGACGGTATGTCCATCTCGCCCGTGGACGCAAAGAGCGTGGTCCCCGTGATCCGGAAGGCCATGGGAAGCGGCATCCCCGTCATCACCTTCGACTCCGATGCGGCTCCGGAGAGCGGACGGCTGGCCTTTGTGGGCACGGACAACGAAGCCGCGGGCCGCGAGCTGGGGAAGCTGTTCCTGCGGTTCGCGCCCCAGGGAGCCGTGTACGGGATCATCACCGGGGGACTGGGCGCCCAGAACCTCAACGCGCGGATCAAGGGCTTCAAGAGCGTGGTCCGGGGCGCGAACTACCGGGAGGTCCGGGGATCTCCCTTCCCCAGCAACGACGACATCAACCGGGCCGTGCAGCTGGTGGAGCAGATGATCACCGCGAATCCGGATCTGACCGCCATCGTCATGGTGGGTGGATGGCCCCTGTTCGCGCCGGAAGCCTACAAGAACGCGGTCAAGAAGAAGGAGACGGACATCAAGGCAGGGAAGTTCGTGATCGTCTCCTTCGATACCCTGGAGCCGGAGCTGCGGCTCCTCAAGGAAGGGTATGTGCACGGGTTGGTGGGCCAGCGCCCTTACCAGATGGGCGTGCGGAGCATGGAGCTCCTCTACGACATCGTGGTGCGCAAGCGGAAGCCCGCCCGCACCTTTTACAACACCGGTGTGGACCTGGTGACCAAGGAGAACGTGGACAGGTTCCTGAAGTGA
- a CDS encoding ATP-binding cassette domain-containing protein yields MQLVEMRGIRKRFGAVEALRGVDLVLYPGEVLGLVGDNAAGKSTLMKVLSGAYQPDEGEILFEGRRVRFTTPADARALGIEMVYQDLALCENLDVSQNIWLGRWPRRGLLVDRSRMDQEAQRVLERLGIAELPVRSAVVTLSGGQRQSVAIARALSFNPKVLILDEPTANLSPAATHQVLALIRVLRDQGVSCIFISHRLQEILQIGDRVMVLKQGRNVGVRRVTETTEEELLELIIAGDRPPAARERKG; encoded by the coding sequence ATGCAGCTCGTGGAGATGCGAGGCATCCGAAAGCGGTTCGGGGCCGTGGAGGCGCTGCGCGGGGTGGATCTCGTCCTGTACCCGGGGGAGGTCCTGGGCCTTGTGGGGGACAACGCCGCCGGAAAATCCACCCTCATGAAGGTCCTCTCCGGCGCCTACCAGCCGGACGAAGGGGAGATCCTGTTCGAGGGGCGCCGGGTACGCTTCACCACGCCCGCGGACGCCCGGGCCCTAGGAATCGAAATGGTCTACCAGGACCTTGCCCTGTGCGAGAACCTGGATGTCTCCCAGAACATCTGGTTGGGACGATGGCCCCGTCGAGGACTGCTCGTGGACCGCTCCCGCATGGACCAGGAGGCCCAGCGCGTTTTGGAACGGCTCGGCATCGCGGAACTCCCTGTCCGGAGCGCGGTGGTCACCCTCTCCGGTGGACAGCGGCAGAGCGTGGCCATCGCCCGTGCCCTCTCCTTCAACCCCAAGGTCCTGATCCTGGACGAGCCCACCGCGAACCTCTCCCCCGCCGCCACCCACCAGGTGCTGGCCCTGATCCGCGTCCTCCGGGATCAAGGGGTGTCCTGCATCTTCATCAGCCACCGTCTGCAGGAAATCCTCCAGATCGGGGACCGGGTCATGGTCCTCAAACAGGGACGCAACGTCGGGGTCCGGCGGGTGACGGAGACCACCGAGGAGGAGCTCCTGGAGCTCATCATCGCGGGGGATCGGCCACCCGCAGCCCGCGAGCGGAAAGGCTAG